Genomic window (uncultured Hyphomonas sp.):
CAACTGCCACAGCCCGATCAAAACCGAGCGAGGCGAACCGGTCCGACATGGCATCAACCAGCTCCGCGCTGTCTTCCAGCGCGATGACCGTTTCCGCGAGGTGGCTGATCAGTGCCGTCTCGTAGCCTGCGCCGGCACCAATCACCAGAACGATATCGGTCGGCTTGATCGCGGCGGCCTTGAGCAGTTTTGCCGTGTCACGCGGTGTCCACAGGGCGCGGCCTTCGGAGGTTTCGATCTCGAGTTCGGAATAAGCGACCGGCTTGCGGGTCGCCGGGACGAAGGCCTCGCGCGGCGTTTTCAGGAAAGCGTGGACGAATTCCGGATCCGACACGTCATTCGGGCGGATCTGGCTGTCGACCATGATTTCACGGGCGGCTTCGAAGTTCATGGGCTCTCGCCTTTCGGGGTGCGTATGTTCCTCTGGGGAGCCCTTTAGCATGCAGCTTCGGACATGCAATCGGCGATAAACGCGCACAAGCATGAAAACGGCAGATTGCACGCCGCGCGGAACGTTGCTAGGAGGCCTGCTTCCGGCATGGCCCTGTGGCGGAGTGGTGACGCAGCGGATTGCAAATCCGTGTACGCCGGTTCGATTCCGGCCGGGGCCTCCAGACCTCCCAAAAGCAGCGATATCCCTGTATTCATGCGGTTTTTCCGCAGGGCAAAGCGCGCCTTTCCGGAAAACGTCAAATCTTGCCAGAGAAATTCGAGTTTTCGGCAAGCCGTTTAGACCGTGTTAACCAATTCCGCAGATTGTTAACCCTGTCTTCTCTTGGAGACACCCACCATCACCCAACGCCTCGGCGGGAGACACGTCTCCCGCCTTTTTTTATGCGATTTTCTGGTGCGATCTGAAAGAATTGTGTCGTTCGCAGCATCAGAGGGCTTGAACCGGTGGAGCGGTCTGGTAATAGCCCCTCTCCGGCTGTTCCGCGATAGCTCAGTTGGTAGAGCAGGCGACTGTTAATCGCCCGGTCGTAGGTTCGAGTCCTACTCGCGGAGCCACCTTCCCCCCGACAGCCTTATCCAACACTTTCGGGCGCTTCAGCACCCTCACGAAGACCGTCAATACACCCTCTATACACCGTCTATAGCGGCGCCTGCCGGGCCGGATTACCACCAGGGATAACCGTCCGGCATGTCGGCTGAGACCTTTCCGGGGAAATTCGGCGCGCGCTTTTCAAGAAAAGCCGTCACCCCCTCTTTCACATCCGGGGACGATCCGAGGGTCAGCGCGAACTGGCCGTCGACTTTCAACAGGCCGAACGGATCTGCTGCCGGCCCGAATCTCCAGAGCAGCTGACGGACGAGCGCGACCGAAACCGGCGCCGTGTTCTGCGCGATCTCGGCGACGATTCGCTTGGCAGCGGGCAGCAGCTCCTCGGGCGGGTGGATCTCGCTGATCAGGCCGCCTTCCAGCGCCTCCCCGGCATCGAACACCCGGCCGGTCATGCACCAGCGGAGCGCCTGAGGCAGGCCGACCAGCTGCGGCAGGAACCAGGCGCTGCCCGCTTCCGGCGGCAGGCCGCGCTGCGCGAAGACAAATCCGAACTTCGCTTTCTCTGACGCAATCTTGAAATCGGTCGGCAGCATCATCGTGATGCCCACGCCGACAGCCGCGCCGTTGAACGCGGCAATCAGCGGCTTCTGGCAGGCATACATCGCGCCGATGAAACCTGCCCCGTCCCGGGTCTTGCCGGGCTCGCTGGTGCCGAAATTCTTCGCGCCGCTTCCACTCTTCGTATCGAAGGCATCCGCGCCATCGGAAATGTCCGCGCCTGCGCAGAAGTGCCGTCCCGCGCCCGTGATGATGATGCCGCGTACGTCATCATCTGCGTCACAGGCGCGGATCGCATCGGCGAGTTCCCGGCCAAGCTGGTTGGTGAATGCGTTCAGCTTGTCCGGGCGGTTGAGGGTGATGATGGCCGCAGGGCCATCCTTTTCCAGAAGCACCTGCTCGTAAGCCATATGACCCTCCCCGGCCTATTTGAGCATCGACTCGAGACGTTCCCGGATGATCTTCTCGGCGTCTGCGACGATCCGGTCGATCAGTTCCTCGACGGTCGGAATGTCGTGGATCAGGCCCTGGATCATGCCTGCCGACCAGATACCGCCATCCGTGTCGCCTTCCGCCATCGCCTTGCGGCCGCGGACACCGGCGACGAGATGCTGGACGTCCTCGAATTTCGCCCCGCCCTTGCGCTCGATCGCGACCACTTCGTCGGAGACGGCGTTCTTCATCACGCGGGCCGTATTGTGCAGGGTACGGAAGATGAGGTTCGTGGCGCGCTCGTCATTCTCGACCATCTGGCGCTTGAAGGCTTCGTTGATCGGGGCTTCCTTGGTGACGCAGAAGCGCGTGCCCATATTGATGCCGTCGGCACCAAGGGCCAGAGCCGCTGCGAGGCCGCGCCCGTCGCCGAAGCCGCCGGACGCGAGCATGGGCACTTTCACCTTGTCGGCGGCTGCCGGGATCAGGATCAGGCCCGGAATATCGTCCTCGCCCGGGTGGCCGGCACATTCGAAACCGTCGATGGAGATCGCATCGGCGCCCATCCGTTCGGCCGACAGGGCGTGCCGCACAGCCGTACATTTGTGGATGATCTTGATGCCATGCTGCTTGAAATGGTCGATATGTTCCTGCGGCTTGTAGCCTGCGGTTTCGACAATTTTCACGCCGCCCTGGATGATGGCATCGCGGTATTCGGCATAAGGCGGCGGCTTGATCGCCGGCAGGATGGTCAGGTTCACACCGAACGGCTTGTCCGTCATTTCCTTGGTGCGCGCAATTTCCTTGGCGAGGTCTTCCGGCGTCGGCTGCGTCAGCGCCGTCAGGAAGCCGAGGCCACCCGCATTGGCCACTGGCGCGACCATTTCGGCATAACCGACCCATTGCATGCCGCCTTGTGCGATCGGGTGCTCGATCCCGAACTCTTCAGTAAAGCGTGTCTTGATTGCCATTTCTTGTCTCCCGGAGATATTTTGTTGGTATTCTGATTGTTCAGGCGTTCTGGAGCTTGCCCATGTCCCGCGCCTCAAGAAGGCGGGCGCGTTCGGCGTCTCCCTTCCAGAGGAAGGACCGCGGCAGGCCGAGGCGTTCGCTGGCATGCGCGGCAGGTGAGGATGGGTCTGGAAAGCGCTCGGCAGCCCTGGCCATCAGCTTCACCGTCATCTCGCCCTTCCAGTGCAGGTCGTATTCCGGCCCCAGTTCAAGCCGCTCCCGGACAGCCGGCGGCAGGATCGCGACCGCGGCATGCACAAGCGCGCTCTGCAGCCCTTTGGGCACGCCCGGTGCGGCGCGGCCGGAGCACATGATGTCCAGGAATTCAGTATTGATCGGATGCGGTTCGAAGCGTGGCAGCAACGTCTGCAACATGGCGTCGAAGTCTTCCAGCGAACGGATCGGATTCTGCACGCCGTACAGCCGCGAGACTGGCACGCCTTCTTCGAAGAAACGCGTCTTGTCTGCCGCGGAGACCGGCTTCACGAAGCGGTCATAGGCCGTCAGGAAGCCAAAGCTGGCTGTTGCGCTGACCCAGTCGAGCAATTTCAAGTCCAGCGCCTTGTAAGGCTCACCGGACGGCGTCTGCCCCTCGACCCGGGCGTGCATGTTGGTGACGCCCTGAATGACGCGGCGGGCGGCAGTCTGCGGTCCGTAAACGCCGACCATGGCCGCGACGCCTGTGCGCTTCGACCGGCCGATCGGGTCTGTCTTGAAGACGGAATGGTCCCACACGCCGGAGCGGATACGCGCATCGGCAAATTCCAGAAGCACCGCCGCAACGCCGCCAATGGCCAGTGCAATGGGGTTCTTGAAAACCTGCCAGGAAACGGAGTCCGGCCCGGCAAATGCCGGTTCACCAGGAGGATTGAGGTAATCCACCTTCCAGCCGAGATAGGATTTGATCTCCTGCACGGGCTGCTCCGCTTTCCGTTTCCGGAAGCGTAACCCAGCCTTCTCCGGTCAAAAAGGCCGTCCCCGGCGTCAAGCGAACGCGCCGGATATCCGCGCCCAGAGCCGGAACAGCAGCCAGCACGCCGCCGCCAGGCCCAGCGCGGCCAGGATCAGGACGAACCCGTCCCGGGCCGTCAGGGCAAGGCCGAACAGGAAAACGGTCAGGCCCGGAAGAACCGGCCCGAATGGCACAAGTCCCAATGGAATCGTCAGGATGGCCGCCGCGATACAGATCAGCGCCACGAAGGGCGCGAACAGCGGCGAGGTCAGAACAGCCAGCCGCGGTTTCAGGAAACGGTCGACCTGGCAGACATAGGGATCCGCCAGTTTGATGCCCTGCAACAGCGCCTCACGCGGGAATTCAATTTTGAGAAAACGCGAAGGAATCCACGGGAATGGCCGTCCGATCAGGATCTGGCCGGCGATAAGCAGCGTGATGATCGCGACCAGCCAGGTCGCGCCGGGAATGATGGTGAGCGGGCTGAGCGCGAGGAAGCCGAGCAGAAGCAGGATCGGACCGTAGGAGCGCCGCCCGACCGCATTCAGCATGGCCCGGACGGTAACCTTGTCCCCTTCGGTATTCGTCTCCAGGCTGTGCAGCAGCGAGGACAGATTGTTGACCGTGGCCATGCGGCTCTCCCAGTGATGTTCCGGAAATCAACTCCAGGACAGAACGCTCAACACTCGATGACGTTCACGGCGAGGCCGCCCTGCGATGTTTCCTTGTATTTTGAAGACATGTCCATGCCGGTCTGGCGCATGGTCTCGATCACCTGATCGAGCGATACATGCGTCTGGTTGGCCGAGTGCAGCGCCAGCCGCGCGGCGTTGGCGGCCTTCACTGCGCCGATCGCGTTGCGCTCGATACAGGGGATCTGAACGAGGCCCCCGACGGGATCGCAGGTCAGGCCAAGATTGTGCTCCATGCCGATCTCGGCCGCATTGCAGACCTGCTGCGGGCTGGCGCCCCAGACAGCGGCAAGCCCGGCCGCCGCCATGGAACAGGCCACGCCGACCTCTCCCTGGCAGCCCATTTCCGCGCCCGAGATCGAGGCCCGCTGCTTGTAAAGCAGGCCGATGCCCCCGGCAGTGAGCAGGAACCGGCGCAGGCGTGCGGTGCGGTCTTCCGTATCGGCGCAGTAATGGCGGATCACGGCGGGAATGATGCCGGCCGCGCCATTGGTTGGCGCGGTGACGACCTGCCCGCCATTGGCGTTCTCCTCGTTCACCGCCATGGCATAGACATTCAGCCAGTCGAACAATTGCTCCCGCTCGTTCGACTGAGGGTCGTTCTGCAGTTTCTTCCACAGGTCCGGCGCACGGCGGCGTACCTTGAGCCCGCCCGGCAGAACGCCTTCGCGCGCCAGGCCACGTTCGATGCAGGCGAGCATGACCTCCGCGATCCGGTCCAGCGCCGCTTCCGTCTCGGCGCGGGGGCGCATCGCATCCTCATTGGTGAGGATGATGTCGGCGATGCCGGCCCCGGCCTCAGCGCAAATGGCCAGGAGGTCTGCGGCAGATCGAACGGATGCGGCACGGACGGGCCGACCGGCAGAAGATCGTCCTCGACCGGCCGCTGCAGCTGCCGCTCGGTGGCGATAAAGCCGCCCCCGGTCGAATACCAGGTCTCATCCGAGAGGACGGCGCCGTCCGCATCGAACGCCCGCATGCGCATCCCGTTCGGGTGAAGCGCCGGCAGGACGTCATAGGCGAAGACAATGTCCTTCGCCGGATCGAAGGGAATGGACGCACCGCCTGCCAGCGGCAGCGTGCGGGAGGCTTCCAGCGCGGCAACGTCCCGGTCTGCTGCGTCAGGGTCCAGCGTTTCAGGCTCGAAGCCCAGCAGGCCCAGCATCACGGCCTTGGGCGTCGCGTGCCCTGCCCCGGTCAGCGCGAGCGAGCCCTGCAACTCCACTTCGATCCGCGCGGGCGTGCCGGTGGCACCGGCGAGGTTCGCCATGAACCGGTTCGCGATCCGGATCGGGCCGACCGTGTGTGAGCTGGAAGGGCCAATTCCGACGCGGAAAAGATCGAGGATTGAGAGCATTTTTCACCGGTACAGGTTGAGCAGGGTCGACCTTCCTGCCCTTAGGGCAGTTTTCGGGCAAGGATAACCGGTGAAAATCTAAAGAGACGTTTCGTCGTGGTCATAGATCCAGTCGAGGCGCGACCGGACAAAGCCCGGCGCGGCGCGCGCCGCCATGGCCATCGGCACATAGGACCCGAAACGCGTGATCGGGTTGCCCCGATGGTAGAGCTTCGCATTGGCGCGGGCCCCGGCCTGAACCCGGGTCACACGCGGCTTGCGGCGGGCTTCGTAAGCAGCGAGCGCCGCCGCCACATCCGCTTCAGTTTCCAGACAGGCGGCCAGCGCCCAAGCGTCCTCGATCGCCATCGCCGCCCCCTGCGCCAGGAACGGCAACATCGGATGGCAGGCATCGCCCAGCAGGGTCGCGCGGCCGTCGCTCCATTTGGGCAGCGGCTTGCGGCCATAAAGCGCCCAGCGATTCATGGAATCCGCCGCTTCGATAATCGCGGTAACGGATGGATGCCAGCGTTTGAAATCCTTGAGCGCCTGCTCCTTGGCCCCGGTCGCGGTCCAGGATTCGTCACCGGCGGTCTTGTGTTCCACAACCCCGACGAAATTCGCGAGGCTGCCCCGGCGCAGCAGATAGGTCACGGCATGCTTGCGCGGTCCGGCCCAGACAGTCGCCGTAGGCGGCGGAGCATGATCTCCGAGCGCGGTGACCGGCGCTGTCGCGCGCCAGGCGACGCAGCCGGTGAATTCCGGCTTGTCCGGCCCCAGCATCTGATTGCGCACGGCCGAATGAATGCCATCCGCGCCGATCAGGAGGTCTGCCTCCATCGTGCCGCCGCCTTCGAAATACGCGACCACCTTGTCGCCCCGGTTCTCATAGCGCTCCAGCCGGTGGCCGAGCAGGATTGAGTCGGGCGCCCGGGCGGCGAGTTCTGCGCGCAGCGCCTCGATCAGGTCCGCCCGGTGAACATGGATGTATTCGGCGCCCCACCGGTTCACTGCCGCCTTGCGCAATGGAATGGAGAAGATGGTCGCGCCGCTGCGCCCCCAGCGCATCTCGGCCGCCTGCGGGCGGAACGCATCCGTCATCACCCGTGCCCCGACGCCCAGACCATTCAGGACTTTCATCGCATTGGGGCTCAGCTGCAGCCCGGCCCCAACCTCGCTGATGACGCCGGATTGCTCGACAACGGTAACGGCATGACCGCGCTTTTCCAGCGCGAGGGCGGCTGTCAGGCCCCCAATTCCACCGCCGACGACAAGAACATGCATGGTCTGCCGGCCCCCTATTCAGGAAGAATCAGTGACCCCGGCCGGGGTCGTCTTTGCCGCCGATCAGGACGAAACGCCGGTCGCAGTATTTGCACTCGACAAAATCCTCGTCGCCCATCTCGTACCAGACGCGCGGGTGGCCAAGCGCGCCGCCGCCGCCATTACAGGAGACCTTATGGGTTTTGACCATCACGACTTCGGGTGGGTCGAAAACATCGCGCTTGGTAGACATTGGATCGCCTATTCAGTCCTGTAAGTTGGCCCCGGCTTGTTCGCCGCGGCGTACAGCCCTACCTAGAGCGCACCAGAGTGCCACGCAAGCACCGCCATGCCGCAGGGAAAGAAGGACCGGATGACTGACCAAAACTCCGCCCCGGAATATGCAATTGAAGTCGAGAACCTGCAGAAGGTGTACGCTGCCTCCGGCCGCATGCCCGAAAAGCACGCCCTGAAGGGAATCAGCCTGAAAATTCCGCGCGGATCGATCTTCGGCCTTCTGGGGCCGAACGGGGCGGGCAAGTCCACCTTCATCAACATCCTGGCAGGCCTGGTGAACAAGACCTCCGGCACGGCCAGCATCTGGGGGCTCGATATCGACAAACACCCCCGCCAGAGCCGCGCCGCCATTGGCGTTGTGAACCAGGAAATCGTTGCCGACCCCTTCTTCACCCCGTTTGAAATGCTGGAACTGATGGCGGGCTTTTACGGCGTCCCGAAAGGCGAACGCCAGACAGACGAAATCCTCGCCGCCGTGGGCCTCGACGACAAAAAAGACGCCTATGTGCGCCAGCTGTCGGGCGGCATGAAGCGCCGCCTGATGGTCGCCAAAGCCCTCGTCCACAATCCGCCTGTCCTGATCCTCGACGAGCCGACTGCCGGCGTGGACGTGGAACTGCGCCGCTCGATGTGGACCTATGTGCGCGAACTGCATGACCGCGGCACCACGATCATCCTGACGACTCACTATCTGGAAGAAGCCGAGGAACTCTGCGATTCCATCGCCATCGTGAACCATGGCGAGATTGTCGCCTGCGAACCGACGCCGAGCCTGCTAGCCCGGCTCGACTACAAGACCCTTGTGATCACCCCCAGAGAGCCGCTGACGGCCGTCCCGGACGCCCTGTCCGAGCTGGATGCGAAGATGCGCGAGTCAGGTGAGCTGGAAATTACGTTCCGGACCAGCGAGACCGGAATCGGCCGCCTTCTGGAACAGGTGCGTCAGGCCGGAATCGGAATCGGGGACCTCGTCACCGAGACCCCCGACCTTGAAGACGTGTTCCTGGCGCTGACCAGCGAGCCAGCCTGACCGATCAGGCCGACTGTTTGATCCAGTCGGCGATGGCCTGCTT
Coding sequences:
- a CDS encoding protein-L-isoaspartate O-methyltransferase — its product is MNFEAAREIMVDSQIRPNDVSDPEFVHAFLKTPREAFVPATRKPVAYSELEIETSEGRALWTPRDTAKLLKAAAIKPTDIVLVIGAGAGYETALISHLAETVIALEDSAELVDAMSDRFASLGFDRAVAVEGKLEDGLADQGPFDVIYVCGMVETVPQAWKDQLAEGGRLALVQLEPDSVGRGRVYTKAGETVSSRYAFDAFPPKFAQFDRKKAFVF
- a CDS encoding enoyl-CoA hydratase-related protein, which codes for MAYEQVLLEKDGPAAIITLNRPDKLNAFTNQLGRELADAIRACDADDDVRGIIITGAGRHFCAGADISDGADAFDTKSGSGAKNFGTSEPGKTRDGAGFIGAMYACQKPLIAAFNGAAVGVGITMMLPTDFKIASEKAKFGFVFAQRGLPPEAGSAWFLPQLVGLPQALRWCMTGRVFDAGEALEGGLISEIHPPEELLPAAKRIVAEIAQNTAPVSVALVRQLLWRFGPAADPFGLLKVDGQFALTLGSSPDVKEGVTAFLEKRAPNFPGKVSADMPDGYPWW
- a CDS encoding nitronate monooxygenase family protein translates to MAIKTRFTEEFGIEHPIAQGGMQWVGYAEMVAPVANAGGLGFLTALTQPTPEDLAKEIARTKEMTDKPFGVNLTILPAIKPPPYAEYRDAIIQGGVKIVETAGYKPQEHIDHFKQHGIKIIHKCTAVRHALSAERMGADAISIDGFECAGHPGEDDIPGLILIPAAADKVKVPMLASGGFGDGRGLAAALALGADGINMGTRFCVTKEAPINEAFKRQMVENDERATNLIFRTLHNTARVMKNAVSDEVVAIERKGGAKFEDVQHLVAGVRGRKAMAEGDTDGGIWSAGMIQGLIHDIPTVEELIDRIVADAEKIIRERLESMLK
- a CDS encoding oxygenase MpaB family protein, with the protein product MQEIKSYLGWKVDYLNPPGEPAFAGPDSVSWQVFKNPIALAIGGVAAVLLEFADARIRSGVWDHSVFKTDPIGRSKRTGVAAMVGVYGPQTAARRVIQGVTNMHARVEGQTPSGEPYKALDLKLLDWVSATASFGFLTAYDRFVKPVSAADKTRFFEEGVPVSRLYGVQNPIRSLEDFDAMLQTLLPRFEPHPINTEFLDIMCSGRAAPGVPKGLQSALVHAAVAILPPAVRERLELGPEYDLHWKGEMTVKLMARAAERFPDPSSPAAHASERLGLPRSFLWKGDAERARLLEARDMGKLQNA
- a CDS encoding exopolysaccharide biosynthesis protein, giving the protein MATVNNLSSLLHSLETNTEGDKVTVRAMLNAVGRRSYGPILLLLGFLALSPLTIIPGATWLVAIITLLIAGQILIGRPFPWIPSRFLKIEFPREALLQGIKLADPYVCQVDRFLKPRLAVLTSPLFAPFVALICIAAAILTIPLGLVPFGPVLPGLTVFLFGLALTARDGFVLILAALGLAAACWLLFRLWARISGAFA
- a CDS encoding L-serine ammonia-lyase, with translation MVFDRGRLYRHRAAAAAAGRGRSSAGRPVRAASVRSAADLLAICAEAGAGIADIILTNEDAMRPRAETEAALDRIAEVMLACIERGLAREGVLPGGLKVRRRAPDLWKKLQNDPQSNEREQLFDWLNVYAMAVNEENANGGQVVTAPTNGAAGIIPAVIRHYCADTEDRTARLRRFLLTAGGIGLLYKQRASISGAEMGCQGEVGVACSMAAAGLAAVWGASPQQVCNAAEIGMEHNLGLTCDPVGGLVQIPCIERNAIGAVKAANAARLALHSANQTHVSLDQVIETMRQTGMDMSSKYKETSQGGLAVNVIEC
- a CDS encoding FAD-dependent monooxygenase, with the protein product MHVLVVGGGIGGLTAALALEKRGHAVTVVEQSGVISEVGAGLQLSPNAMKVLNGLGVGARVMTDAFRPQAAEMRWGRSGATIFSIPLRKAAVNRWGAEYIHVHRADLIEALRAELAARAPDSILLGHRLERYENRGDKVVAYFEGGGTMEADLLIGADGIHSAVRNQMLGPDKPEFTGCVAWRATAPVTALGDHAPPPTATVWAGPRKHAVTYLLRRGSLANFVGVVEHKTAGDESWTATGAKEQALKDFKRWHPSVTAIIEAADSMNRWALYGRKPLPKWSDGRATLLGDACHPMLPFLAQGAAMAIEDAWALAACLETEADVAAALAAYEARRKPRVTRVQAGARANAKLYHRGNPITRFGSYVPMAMAARAAPGFVRSRLDWIYDHDETSL
- a CDS encoding zinc-finger domain-containing protein, translated to MSTKRDVFDPPEVVMVKTHKVSCNGGGGALGHPRVWYEMGDEDFVECKYCDRRFVLIGGKDDPGRGH
- a CDS encoding ABC transporter ATP-binding protein codes for the protein MTDQNSAPEYAIEVENLQKVYAASGRMPEKHALKGISLKIPRGSIFGLLGPNGAGKSTFINILAGLVNKTSGTASIWGLDIDKHPRQSRAAIGVVNQEIVADPFFTPFEMLELMAGFYGVPKGERQTDEILAAVGLDDKKDAYVRQLSGGMKRRLMVAKALVHNPPVLILDEPTAGVDVELRRSMWTYVRELHDRGTTIILTTHYLEEAEELCDSIAIVNHGEIVACEPTPSLLARLDYKTLVITPREPLTAVPDALSELDAKMRESGELEITFRTSETGIGRLLEQVRQAGIGIGDLVTETPDLEDVFLALTSEPA